From a single Podarcis raffonei isolate rPodRaf1 chromosome 10, rPodRaf1.pri, whole genome shotgun sequence genomic region:
- the LOC128421653 gene encoding alpha-N-acetylneuraminide alpha-2,8-sialyltransferase-like isoform X2 yields the protein MWGLGQEELGGTCSARHKGKGPPSGAGSPQASPWGAVRAIMSLNCLPRKWSLALGPVCLLLFLGVALLLLHRAREWAQIQEQKECQELIWLLESKNLFFGNFQYRKTSRNQKRIRAVKKWDIWTEDKNILEHVLLTEECQWDPDAAVVAQYRAELGQCCNASSLLILTKENTPLGSNIVFGKDGRKVPVRPELVDLLPERSTFSEVQYEHCAVVGNGGILQRSRCGKEIDQADFVIRFSLPPARNSSEDVGSKTSLVALNLSSLDSKYQGSQRKRLADALHPYRDTLLLLLPTLQSRARKPPLHPLEDSDVLQGASFLNPQYLDALGSYWTREGFQPECLSPNFAFVSLALQLCQRITLYGFWPFAHSLSGQPFPRHSQVRVRPSEFSCYLKMYLQGILRLRLGKCQ from the exons ATGTGGGGACTGGGCCAGGAAGAACTGGGGGGCACCTGCTCAGCTCGACACAAGGGGAAGGGACCCCCCAGTGGGGCAGGCAGCCCCCAAGCATCTCCTTGGGGTG CGGTTCGTGCCATCATGTCCTTGAACTGTCTGCCCCGGAAATGGTCCCTGGCGCTGGGACCAGTCTGCTTGTTGCTTTTCCTGGGGGTGGCGCTCTTGCTGCTGCATAGGGCAAG AGAATGGGCTCAAATACAAGAGCAGAAGGAATGCCAGGAACTGATTTGGCTGCTGGAATCTAAGAACCTCTTCTTCGGAAA CTTCCAGTACCGCAAGACGTCCAGGAATCAGAAAAGGATCCGTGCCGTCAAGAAGTGGGATATCTGGACTGAGGACAAAAATATCTTGGAGCACGTGTTGCTCACGGAGGAATGCCAGTGGGACCCGGATGCGGCAGTTGTGGCCCAGTACAG GGCAGAACTGGGGCAATGTTGCAACGCTTCCTCCTTGCTCATCCTGACCAAGGAAAACACCCCTCTGGGGTCAAACATCGTCTTTGGGAAGGACGGACGAAAAGTACCCGTGAGACCTGAGCTGGTGGACCTGCTCCCTGAG AGATCCACTTTCTCAGAAGTTCAGTACGAGCATTGTGCTGTGGTGGGCAATGGCGGGATCCTGCAGAGAAGCCGTTGCGGGAAAGAGATTGACCAGGCAGACTTCGTAATCAG GTTCAGTTTGCCTCCTGCCAGGAATTCCTCGGAAGATGTGGGGTCCAAGACGAGTCTGGTGGCCTTGAACCTCAGCAGCCTGGACTCTAA GTACCAGGGCTCCCAGCGGAAGCGTCTTGCGGATGCCCTGCACCCCTACCGggacaccctcctcctcctcctccccaccctccaaagCCGCGCCAGGAAGCCCCCTCTGCACCCGCTGGAGGACTCGGACGTGCTGCAGGGGGCCTCCTTCTTGAACCCCCAGTACTTGGATGCCCTGGGGAGCTACTGGACCCGCGAGGGCTTCCAGCCCGAGTGCCTCTCGCCCAACTTTGCCTTCGTCAGCCTGGCTCTGCAACTCTGCCAGCGCATCACTCTCTACGGGTTCTGGCCCTTCGCACACAGCCTGAGCGGCCAGCCCTTCCCACGCCACTCCCAGGTGCGCGTCAGGCCCAGCGAGTTCTCCTGCTACCTGAAGATGTACCTGCAGGGCATCCTGAGATTGCGGCTGGGCAAGTGTCAGTGA
- the LOC128421653 gene encoding alpha-N-acetylneuraminide alpha-2,8-sialyltransferase-like isoform X1, with protein sequence MWGLGQEELGGTCSARHKGKGPPSGAGSPQASPWGGAVRAIMSLNCLPRKWSLALGPVCLLLFLGVALLLLHRAREWAQIQEQKECQELIWLLESKNLFFGNFQYRKTSRNQKRIRAVKKWDIWTEDKNILEHVLLTEECQWDPDAAVVAQYRAELGQCCNASSLLILTKENTPLGSNIVFGKDGRKVPVRPELVDLLPERSTFSEVQYEHCAVVGNGGILQRSRCGKEIDQADFVIRFSLPPARNSSEDVGSKTSLVALNLSSLDSKYQGSQRKRLADALHPYRDTLLLLLPTLQSRARKPPLHPLEDSDVLQGASFLNPQYLDALGSYWTREGFQPECLSPNFAFVSLALQLCQRITLYGFWPFAHSLSGQPFPRHSQVRVRPSEFSCYLKMYLQGILRLRLGKCQ encoded by the exons ATGTGGGGACTGGGCCAGGAAGAACTGGGGGGCACCTGCTCAGCTCGACACAAGGGGAAGGGACCCCCCAGTGGGGCAGGCAGCCCCCAAGCATCTCCTTGGGGTGGTG CGGTTCGTGCCATCATGTCCTTGAACTGTCTGCCCCGGAAATGGTCCCTGGCGCTGGGACCAGTCTGCTTGTTGCTTTTCCTGGGGGTGGCGCTCTTGCTGCTGCATAGGGCAAG AGAATGGGCTCAAATACAAGAGCAGAAGGAATGCCAGGAACTGATTTGGCTGCTGGAATCTAAGAACCTCTTCTTCGGAAA CTTCCAGTACCGCAAGACGTCCAGGAATCAGAAAAGGATCCGTGCCGTCAAGAAGTGGGATATCTGGACTGAGGACAAAAATATCTTGGAGCACGTGTTGCTCACGGAGGAATGCCAGTGGGACCCGGATGCGGCAGTTGTGGCCCAGTACAG GGCAGAACTGGGGCAATGTTGCAACGCTTCCTCCTTGCTCATCCTGACCAAGGAAAACACCCCTCTGGGGTCAAACATCGTCTTTGGGAAGGACGGACGAAAAGTACCCGTGAGACCTGAGCTGGTGGACCTGCTCCCTGAG AGATCCACTTTCTCAGAAGTTCAGTACGAGCATTGTGCTGTGGTGGGCAATGGCGGGATCCTGCAGAGAAGCCGTTGCGGGAAAGAGATTGACCAGGCAGACTTCGTAATCAG GTTCAGTTTGCCTCCTGCCAGGAATTCCTCGGAAGATGTGGGGTCCAAGACGAGTCTGGTGGCCTTGAACCTCAGCAGCCTGGACTCTAA GTACCAGGGCTCCCAGCGGAAGCGTCTTGCGGATGCCCTGCACCCCTACCGggacaccctcctcctcctcctccccaccctccaaagCCGCGCCAGGAAGCCCCCTCTGCACCCGCTGGAGGACTCGGACGTGCTGCAGGGGGCCTCCTTCTTGAACCCCCAGTACTTGGATGCCCTGGGGAGCTACTGGACCCGCGAGGGCTTCCAGCCCGAGTGCCTCTCGCCCAACTTTGCCTTCGTCAGCCTGGCTCTGCAACTCTGCCAGCGCATCACTCTCTACGGGTTCTGGCCCTTCGCACACAGCCTGAGCGGCCAGCCCTTCCCACGCCACTCCCAGGTGCGCGTCAGGCCCAGCGAGTTCTCCTGCTACCTGAAGATGTACCTGCAGGGCATCCTGAGATTGCGGCTGGGCAAGTGTCAGTGA